The Acidobacteriota bacterium genome has a window encoding:
- a CDS encoding response regulator, whose product MADSKDPISRQEADLYRAMFEKNPAVQLLIDPLDGRIVDANAAACAFYGWDRQQLLSLSVTDLDIAPAGETPHWVQQAQDARKPPLVLHHRLASGEVRDMESHMGPVSVRGRRLLHVILHDITPRIRVEKLNEELLSLVTTLGSATRLDPALEAILATTLAQEGVEAAGIHLPATPAAPAGLAAHRGFPPELLQALENGVEGGPLVEVLASESLVFHAVETLLARGNRGGRPPFEGLSGIALRSGGETIAVLVVGTTLGPAFGAPGRRAIESIAAHAADPLARLLASLRQRRADVRRQDSRRLESLGRLAGGMAHDFNNLLMGVLGYAAMIRSEIPPEHPAGTHARRIEQAARRAASLTRQLLAYAGRGQLELRLCDPRELLEGMRELLAVCVPGNAALTIESSPPLPPIEGDPSQLRQVLMNLVTNAAEALPRDGGTIHLRASRVALGDKPLAGAFGGESPEPGEYVLLEVRDDGCGIAPAALPRIFDPFYSTKPGGRGLGLAAVAGSVLGHRGYLTVDSTPGEGTTVGVYLPVEIRPRTTAPPSPPPGAGQSRRRILVADDEELVRDFVSEVLRQAGYSVEVVDGGRAALAAFSKAPAGFDAVLLDMTMPDMSGGRVFEELRRIDPDVRVLLSSGYTADNIAAKVEGSSAAGFLQKPYSDTDLLRKLEQVLDS is encoded by the coding sequence ATGGCGGACTCCAAGGACCCGATCAGCAGACAGGAAGCCGACCTTTACCGGGCGATGTTCGAAAAGAACCCGGCGGTCCAGTTGCTGATCGATCCTCTCGACGGTCGCATCGTCGACGCCAATGCCGCGGCCTGCGCATTCTACGGCTGGGATCGCCAGCAGCTTCTGTCCCTCTCGGTCACGGACCTGGACATCGCCCCCGCGGGAGAAACCCCGCACTGGGTGCAACAGGCACAGGACGCACGAAAGCCCCCCCTTGTCCTGCACCACCGCCTGGCCTCGGGCGAAGTTCGGGACATGGAGAGCCACATGGGGCCGGTGTCGGTCCGGGGTCGGCGGCTGCTGCACGTGATTCTCCATGACATCACCCCGCGGATCCGCGTCGAGAAACTCAACGAGGAGCTTCTTTCCCTGGTCACCACCCTGGGCTCGGCGACGCGGCTCGACCCGGCCCTGGAAGCGATCCTCGCCACCACCCTGGCCCAGGAAGGAGTGGAGGCCGCGGGCATCCACCTGCCCGCGACGCCGGCGGCCCCGGCGGGGCTCGCGGCCCACCGCGGTTTTCCGCCGGAGCTGCTGCAAGCCCTGGAAAACGGCGTCGAAGGCGGCCCGCTCGTGGAGGTCCTGGCCTCCGAGAGCCTGGTCTTCCACGCCGTGGAAACCTTGCTCGCGCGTGGGAACCGCGGCGGCCGCCCTCCCTTCGAGGGGCTTTCCGGCATCGCCCTGCGCTCAGGGGGCGAGACGATCGCCGTCCTCGTGGTGGGCACGACCCTGGGACCGGCCTTCGGCGCCCCCGGCCGCCGGGCCATCGAGTCCATCGCCGCCCATGCCGCCGATCCTCTCGCGCGCCTTCTCGCCTCCCTGCGCCAGCGCCGGGCCGATGTCCGAAGGCAGGATTCCCGCCGGCTCGAGAGCCTGGGCCGCCTGGCCGGTGGCATGGCCCACGATTTCAACAACCTGTTGATGGGCGTCCTGGGCTACGCAGCCATGATTCGCTCCGAGATCCCCCCGGAACACCCGGCCGGCACCCACGCCCGACGCATCGAGCAGGCGGCCCGCCGGGCGGCCTCCCTCACCCGGCAGCTTCTGGCCTACGCGGGCCGGGGCCAGCTCGAACTGCGGCTCTGCGATCCCCGCGAGCTACTCGAGGGCATGCGGGAACTGCTGGCCGTCTGCGTCCCCGGGAATGCGGCCCTGACGATCGAGTCCTCCCCCCCCCTTCCCCCGATCGAGGGCGACCCCTCGCAGCTCCGCCAGGTCCTGATGAACCTGGTGACCAACGCCGCCGAAGCCCTCCCCCGGGACGGCGGTACGATCCACCTCCGGGCCAGCCGGGTCGCGCTCGGCGACAAGCCCCTGGCGGGTGCTTTTGGCGGAGAGTCCCCGGAGCCGGGAGAGTACGTGCTGCTGGAGGTCCGTGACGACGGCTGTGGCATCGCCCCCGCAGCCCTGCCCCGGATCTTCGATCCCTTCTACAGCACCAAGCCCGGTGGCCGCGGCCTGGGCCTGGCGGCCGTGGCGGGATCGGTGCTCGGCCACCGTGGCTACCTGACCGTCGATTCCACCCCGGGAGAGGGGACCACGGTGGGCGTCTACCTGCCCGTCGAGATCCGGCCCAGGACCACGGCCCCGCCCTCTCCCCCACCCGGGGCCGGACAATCCAGGCGCAGGATCCTCGTGGCGGACGACGAGGAACTGGTACGGGACTTCGTCAGCGAGGTCCTGCGGCAGGCCGGCTACAGTGTCGAGGTCGTCGACGGCGGACGAGCCGCCCTGGCCGCCTTCAGCAAGGCCCCCGCCGGCTTCGATGCGGTGCTGCTCGACATGACCATGCCCGACATGAGCGGCGGCCGCGTCTTCGAGGAACTGCGCCGGATCGACCCCGACGTCCGGGTCCTGCTTTCGAGCGGTTACACCGCCGACAATATTGCAGCGAAGGTCGAAGGCTCGTCGGCAGCGGGCTTCCTGCAAAAGCCCTACTCCGACACGGACCTGCTGCGCAAGCTCGAACAGGTGCTCGACTCCTAG
- a CDS encoding class I SAM-dependent methyltransferase, whose translation MGAEKKKKNRKKTLAEQADKYVLYEAAVQSPDVEAPFFRKVFRKRFSKDPRILREDFCGTAAVCCQWVRSKRDRLAFGIDLDPVPLAWARENNLAALPPRARERVQLIQGDVREVGGPPADVVAAQNFSFFVFKTREELRTYFEAARRHLADEGLFVLDMMGGSESYLEDHREKRKVGKGEVAGLAHPAFQYVWEQRRFDPITHHAKNFIHFRFRDGSRIRRAFSYDWRLWTLPEVQELLIEAGFDEVQVYWEGTDPETGEGDGRYRPRRHAPADPAWIAYVVATKAG comes from the coding sequence ATGGGCGCCGAGAAGAAGAAAAAGAACCGCAAGAAGACCCTCGCCGAACAGGCCGACAAGTACGTCCTCTACGAAGCCGCGGTGCAGTCTCCCGACGTGGAGGCTCCTTTTTTCCGCAAGGTCTTCCGCAAGCGCTTCTCGAAAGACCCCCGCATCCTGCGCGAGGATTTCTGCGGCACCGCCGCCGTCTGCTGCCAGTGGGTGCGCTCGAAGCGGGACCGACTCGCCTTCGGCATCGACCTGGACCCGGTACCCCTGGCCTGGGCGCGCGAAAACAATCTCGCCGCCCTGCCCCCCAGGGCGCGAGAGAGGGTGCAGTTGATCCAGGGCGACGTGCGTGAGGTGGGCGGCCCGCCGGCGGACGTGGTCGCGGCCCAGAACTTTTCGTTCTTCGTCTTCAAGACACGGGAAGAACTGCGCACCTATTTCGAAGCCGCACGCCGCCACCTGGCCGACGAGGGGCTATTCGTCCTGGACATGATGGGGGGCTCCGAGTCCTACCTGGAAGATCACCGGGAAAAGCGCAAGGTCGGCAAGGGAGAGGTGGCGGGCCTTGCCCATCCTGCCTTCCAGTACGTCTGGGAGCAGCGGCGCTTCGACCCGATCACCCACCACGCGAAGAACTTCATCCACTTCCGCTTCCGCGATGGAAGTCGCATCCGGCGGGCCTTCAGCTACGACTGGCGCCTGTGGACCCTGCCCGAAGTCCAGGAGTTGCTCATCGAGGCGGGTTTCGACGAGGTGCAGGTCTACTGGGAGGGCACCGATCCGGAGACCGGCGAGGGCGACGGGCGCTATCGTCCCCGCCGTCACGCCCCCGCCGACCCGGCATGGATCGCCTACGTGGTGGCCACCAAGGCGGGCTGA
- a CDS encoding beta-ketoacyl-[acyl-carrier-protein] synthase family protein produces the protein MMGSVRGEGVVITGVGPISSIGIGKERFWSALMEGRVGARRIDFDWLDKRIKTRVGAPVDDFDPTAFGIEEREARLLDPATQFAIAAARMALEDAGLALEPTEGRKPVLRVLEIDSERAGVILGTGVGGLITVERSHRNWVGKGPLTGVSRYALPMLIPNAVPAQVAIKYGLKGECKAVATACAAGTMAIGDAWRLLRDGELDIVLAGGVERVLSDADGYGLIGFDLLRTVSTRNDDPQSASRPFDADRDGFVMSEGAGIVVLEREAHARARGARIYARIDGYAATCDAHSMMQLEPSGDQMVRVMRRALAAADAAPDEIGYVNAHGTSTRLNDPTESKALHQVMGNRVWDTLVSSTKAMTGHAIAASGALEVITTAMSLADEVAHRCVNLQNPDPECDLNLPRKNQPLRDLAALSNSFGFGGHNASLVLRAS, from the coding sequence ATGATGGGGAGCGTCCGGGGAGAGGGGGTCGTCATCACGGGAGTGGGCCCGATTTCATCCATTGGAATCGGCAAGGAAAGGTTCTGGAGTGCCTTGATGGAAGGCCGGGTGGGCGCGCGCCGGATCGACTTCGACTGGCTCGACAAGCGCATCAAGACCCGGGTCGGGGCGCCCGTGGACGATTTCGACCCCACCGCTTTCGGCATCGAGGAAAGAGAGGCCCGCTTACTGGATCCCGCGACCCAATTCGCCATCGCCGCCGCCCGCATGGCTCTCGAAGACGCGGGCCTGGCGCTCGAACCCACCGAGGGACGCAAACCGGTCCTTCGGGTGCTGGAAATCGACAGCGAAAGAGCGGGGGTGATCCTCGGCACCGGCGTGGGCGGCCTGATCACCGTGGAACGCTCCCACCGCAACTGGGTCGGGAAAGGGCCCCTGACCGGGGTCTCCCGCTACGCCCTGCCGATGCTGATCCCCAACGCGGTACCGGCCCAGGTGGCCATCAAGTACGGGCTCAAGGGAGAGTGCAAGGCGGTGGCCACGGCCTGCGCGGCGGGCACCATGGCCATCGGCGATGCCTGGCGGCTGCTGCGGGACGGCGAACTGGACATCGTCCTTGCCGGCGGCGTGGAGCGGGTGCTCTCCGACGCGGACGGCTACGGCCTGATCGGCTTCGACCTGTTACGCACGGTCTCCACCCGCAACGACGACCCCCAGAGCGCCTCCCGTCCTTTCGACGCCGACCGCGATGGATTCGTGATGAGCGAAGGCGCGGGCATCGTCGTCCTCGAGCGCGAGGCCCACGCCCGGGCCCGCGGCGCGCGGATCTATGCCCGCATCGACGGCTATGCGGCCACCTGCGACGCCCATTCGATGATGCAGCTCGAGCCTTCCGGTGACCAGATGGTGCGGGTGATGCGGCGAGCCCTGGCGGCGGCGGACGCGGCCCCCGACGAGATCGGCTATGTCAACGCCCACGGCACATCCACCCGGCTCAACGACCCGACGGAAAGCAAGGCCCTGCACCAGGTGATGGGCAACCGCGTCTGGGACACGCTGGTCTCCTCCACCAAGGCCATGACGGGCCATGCCATTGCCGCATCGGGAGCCCTCGAAGTGATCACCACCGCCATGAGCCTGGCGGACGAAGTGGCGCATCGCTGCGTCAACTTGCAGAATCCGGACCCGGAATGCGACCTCAACCTCCCCAGGAAAAACCAGCCCCTTCGCGACCTGGCGGCCCTCTCCAATTCCTTCGGTTTTGGCGGGCACAACGCCAGCCTGGTGCTGCGCGCGTCCTGA